In the genome of Carnobacterium pleistocenium FTR1, one region contains:
- the smpB gene encoding SsrA-binding protein SmpB: protein MPKGTGKVLAQNKKAGYDFSILDTVEAGIVLQGTEIKSIRAARINLKDGYAKIQNDEIYLHNVHISPYEQGNQFNHDPLRTRKLLMHKKQIMRLMNETKSSGNTLIPLKVYLKDGYAKVLIGLAKGKKKYDKREDLKRKDQKRELDRALRSR from the coding sequence ATGCCAAAAGGTACCGGTAAAGTATTAGCTCAAAATAAAAAAGCAGGTTATGATTTTTCTATTTTAGATACCGTAGAAGCTGGAATAGTATTGCAGGGAACAGAAATCAAGTCTATCAGAGCGGCCCGAATCAACTTGAAGGACGGCTATGCGAAGATTCAGAATGATGAAATTTATTTGCATAATGTTCATATCAGTCCTTATGAGCAAGGAAATCAATTCAATCATGATCCACTAAGAACGCGGAAACTATTGATGCATAAAAAACAAATCATGCGTTTAATGAACGAAACGAAGTCTAGTGGAAATACATTGATTCCCTTAAAAGTTTATTTAAAAGATGGCTATGCAAAAGTATTGATTGGCCTAGCAAAAGGGAAGAAAAAATACGATAAGCGTGAAGATTTGAAACGAAAAGATCAAAAACGTGAAT
- the rnr gene encoding ribonuclease R, giving the protein MNDKRTLKEAIIVFMNEHKKVSFQVSDISEGMGMTSAADFKILVSSLAEMEREGKLFLNKKGHFKLPSNDPVLTGIFRASDRGFGFVAIEDVEKDIFIPPNMTNYALDGDKVTVDIIKPAEPWSDKGAEGKIKGIIERNFTQLVGEFYAYSEEGIEETGLYGYIDPQDKKITDLRVFIESEGIKPVDGSIVVVEITLYPDDEFPRSMQGIVKKVVGHINDPGIDILTIVYKHGIPTEFSQEALKQADEVPEKISESDLEGRRDLRDEVLVTIDGADAKDLDDAVGLKVLDNGNYLLGVHIADVSYYVTEDSPLDKDAFERGTSVYLTDRVIPMIPQRLSNGICSLNPHVDRLTMSCEMEMTPDGEIVGHDVFQSVIRTTERMTYTEVNEILTDKNLETRKKYSSLVAMFELMETLHHTLEVDRKNRGAIDFDTKEAKIIVDPTGKPLDIVLRERGVGERLIESFMLAANETVSEHFSKMEVPLIYRIHEQPDSDRMQKFMEFVTAFGITVKGTSKDVSPMTLQKIANSVKGKPEEQVVSTMMLRSMKQAKYAVEPLGHFGLGAEFYSHFTSPIRRYPDLILHRLIRSYGEEGTGSAQKTKWENRLPAIAEDTSKAERRAVDAERETDALKKTEFMADKVGEIYEGIIGSVLKFGIFVELPNTVEGLVHISNMKDDYFNYIEEQMMLVGERTGVVYRIGQKVKVKITKADPETREIDFELVPDPDAPKYDGPKQSTKGRGRENKQYGKKGGSSSYKPKQDGNNKNKSKPFYKDAAKSKKPKKKY; this is encoded by the coding sequence ATGAACGACAAAAGAACGTTAAAAGAAGCAATTATAGTTTTTATGAATGAACACAAAAAAGTTTCATTTCAAGTAAGTGATATCAGTGAAGGAATGGGTATGACTAGTGCAGCCGATTTTAAAATCCTGGTCAGTTCTTTAGCTGAAATGGAACGAGAAGGCAAACTATTTCTGAATAAAAAAGGACATTTTAAGTTGCCAAGTAACGATCCTGTATTGACCGGTATTTTCAGAGCAAGTGATCGAGGATTTGGATTCGTTGCGATTGAAGATGTCGAAAAAGATATTTTTATTCCACCGAATATGACTAATTATGCCCTAGATGGCGATAAGGTAACTGTTGATATCATTAAACCTGCTGAACCTTGGTCGGATAAAGGTGCTGAAGGAAAAATAAAAGGCATTATTGAACGCAACTTTACACAATTAGTTGGAGAGTTCTACGCTTATAGTGAAGAAGGAATCGAAGAGACCGGGTTATACGGATATATCGATCCACAAGATAAAAAAATTACAGACTTGCGCGTCTTTATTGAGTCAGAAGGTATTAAACCAGTTGACGGTTCAATTGTTGTTGTAGAAATAACTTTGTACCCAGATGATGAGTTTCCTAGAAGCATGCAAGGAATCGTTAAAAAAGTTGTGGGACATATAAATGACCCAGGAATCGACATTTTGACTATTGTCTATAAACACGGAATCCCGACTGAGTTCTCACAAGAAGCTTTGAAACAAGCAGATGAAGTTCCAGAAAAAATCAGCGAGTCTGATCTTGAAGGTCGTCGTGACTTAAGAGATGAAGTTCTGGTGACGATTGATGGAGCAGATGCAAAAGACTTAGACGATGCGGTAGGCTTGAAAGTATTGGATAATGGAAACTATCTATTGGGCGTTCACATAGCAGACGTTTCTTATTATGTGACAGAAGATAGTCCTTTAGACAAAGATGCCTTTGAAAGAGGAACCAGTGTATACTTAACCGATCGCGTTATACCAATGATTCCACAACGATTATCTAATGGTATTTGTTCGTTAAATCCTCATGTCGATCGTTTAACAATGAGCTGCGAAATGGAAATGACACCTGATGGAGAAATCGTCGGACATGACGTTTTCCAAAGTGTGATACGAACAACTGAACGGATGACTTATACTGAAGTAAATGAAATATTAACAGATAAAAATCTAGAGACCCGTAAAAAATACAGCAGCTTAGTAGCTATGTTTGAATTAATGGAAACTCTGCATCATACCCTAGAGGTAGATCGTAAAAATCGAGGGGCCATTGACTTTGATACAAAAGAAGCTAAAATCATTGTCGATCCTACAGGTAAGCCATTGGATATCGTGTTGAGAGAACGTGGTGTTGGTGAGCGCTTGATCGAATCGTTCATGTTGGCAGCAAATGAAACGGTATCTGAACATTTTTCAAAAATGGAAGTTCCATTGATCTATCGTATTCATGAACAACCTGACAGTGATCGTATGCAAAAATTCATGGAATTTGTTACGGCTTTTGGTATTACCGTTAAAGGGACCAGCAAAGATGTTTCTCCTATGACGTTACAAAAAATTGCCAATAGTGTCAAAGGAAAACCAGAAGAACAAGTTGTTTCAACGATGATGTTAAGAAGTATGAAACAAGCCAAATATGCTGTGGAACCATTAGGCCATTTCGGTCTTGGAGCAGAATTTTATTCACATTTCACTTCTCCCATCCGTCGTTATCCAGATTTGATCTTACACCGTTTGATCCGTTCTTATGGAGAAGAAGGTACTGGATCTGCTCAGAAAACAAAATGGGAAAATCGTTTGCCCGCAATTGCAGAAGATACGTCAAAAGCGGAACGTCGTGCAGTTGATGCTGAAAGAGAAACCGATGCATTGAAGAAAACAGAGTTTATGGCTGACAAAGTTGGCGAAATCTATGAAGGAATCATCGGTTCAGTCTTGAAATTTGGTATATTCGTCGAATTACCGAATACTGTTGAAGGTCTGGTCCATATTTCAAATATGAAAGATGACTACTTTAACTATATCGAAGAGCAAATGATGCTTGTTGGAGAACGAACGGGTGTTGTTTACCGTATCGGACAAAAAGTAAAAGTAAAAATAACAAAAGCCGATCCTGAAACACGTGAAATCGATTTTGAACTTGTTCCAGATCCAGATGCACCGAAATATGATGGACCCAAACAGTCAACAAAAGGCAGAGGCCGTGAAAACAAGCAATATGGTAAAAAAGGTGGTTCTTCTTCATATAAACCTAAACAAGATGGAAATAATAAAAATAAAAGCAAACCTTTCTATAAAGATGCAGCTAAAAGTAAAAAGCCAAAAAAGAAATACTGA
- a CDS encoding alpha/beta hydrolase, translating to MAIKSFFFENGPQAVILMHAYSSTPNDVRMLGRALEKENYTVYAPLFKGHGTKDPEDILDTSPTDWVEDAKEAIQFLLEKGYKKIAIFGLSMGGVIATKMLIDREPIVAGGTFCSPVMNFHRGNNVKKEFLTYVRTLKKKAGYSEIEIEDYMPGIEKKLDDQLDEIGELTQSMETDISEIKHPFFIAQAGQDELIDPQVAFALKAALTQASVVDFHWYENSQHAVTVGVDRKALQEDVSNFLKQLDWNGG from the coding sequence ATGGCGATAAAATCATTTTTTTTTGAAAACGGGCCTCAAGCGGTCATCTTAATGCATGCTTACTCTAGTACTCCTAATGATGTGCGGATGTTAGGGAGAGCGCTAGAAAAAGAAAATTATACCGTTTATGCACCGTTATTCAAAGGACATGGAACGAAAGACCCAGAAGATATTTTAGATACATCACCAACAGATTGGGTTGAGGATGCGAAAGAAGCCATCCAGTTCTTGCTTGAAAAAGGGTATAAAAAAATAGCTATATTTGGACTGTCTATGGGCGGTGTGATAGCAACTAAAATGCTGATAGATAGAGAACCGATAGTAGCGGGTGGAACGTTTTGTTCCCCAGTAATGAATTTTCATAGAGGCAATAATGTGAAAAAAGAATTTTTAACTTACGTGCGGACATTGAAAAAGAAAGCCGGTTATTCCGAGATAGAAATAGAGGATTACATGCCGGGAATCGAAAAGAAATTAGACGACCAATTAGATGAAATAGGCGAACTAACGCAATCAATGGAAACGGATATTAGTGAAATCAAACATCCCTTCTTTATTGCACAGGCTGGTCAAGATGAATTGATTGATCCACAGGTAGCGTTTGCTTTGAAGGCGGCATTAACACAAGCTTCAGTGGTTGATTTTCATTGGTATGAAAACAGCCAACATGCAGTAACGGTTGGAGTAGATAGAAAAGCTTTGCAAGAAGATGTTAGCAATTTTTTGAAACAGTTAGATTGGAATGGAGGATAA
- the secG gene encoding preprotein translocase subunit SecG, whose protein sequence is MYDTLLIAELIISVLLIIVVAMQPSKTNNAASAFTGGAEQLFGKQKARGFEAVLQRTTVVLGILFFALALALAYIAINQ, encoded by the coding sequence TTGTACGATACACTTTTAATTGCTGAACTAATTATTTCAGTTTTACTTATCATTGTGGTAGCTATGCAACCTTCAAAAACAAATAATGCTGCTAGTGCGTTTACTGGCGGAGCTGAACAATTATTTGGAAAACAAAAAGCACGTGGATTTGAGGCAGTATTGCAACGTACTACAGTAGTACTTGGAATCTTATTCTTTGCATTGGCACTGGCTCTCGCTTATATAGCAATTAATCAATGA
- a CDS encoding DUF1015 domain-containing protein — protein MVKIKPFKAIRPAEEYANDIASLPYDVLSTNEARKIGRQNEKSFLHIDKSEIDLAEENSPYAEEVYQKAASNLKEFLSKKWLVQDDEDQFYLYQLTMNGRSQMGLVVCASIKDYQEKKIKKHEFTREEKEVDRIRHIDAADANTSPIFLTYRDQESIDELIEQWVTENEPMYDFSSFHEVKHKVWVIDQKTVINQLEKLFEQNVAELYIADGHHRTESAVKVALKRKETYPNEPDEAEFNYFLAVLFPASQLAILDYNRVVNGLIEEDFLDQLAEKFEIEKVSASYKPDRPKTIGMYLQGDWYKLTIKPAFISNHPVKGLDVSLLQEHVLTPLFGIKDIRTDKRVDFIGGIRGMQALSDAVDKGSFTVAFSMYPTKIDELIRVADSGEVLPPKSTWFEPKLLSGLFVHDLESK, from the coding sequence ATGGTGAAAATTAAACCATTCAAAGCTATTCGACCGGCTGAAGAGTATGCAAACGACATTGCTTCTCTTCCTTATGATGTACTGAGTACAAATGAGGCTCGTAAAATAGGCCGTCAAAATGAAAAATCATTTTTACACATTGATAAATCAGAGATTGACCTAGCTGAAGAAAATTCTCCTTACGCGGAAGAAGTGTATCAAAAGGCTGCCAGCAATTTAAAAGAGTTTTTAAGCAAAAAATGGCTTGTGCAAGATGATGAAGACCAGTTTTATTTGTATCAGCTGACAATGAATGGACGTTCGCAGATGGGTTTAGTGGTCTGTGCATCTATCAAGGATTACCAAGAAAAAAAGATTAAAAAACATGAATTTACACGTGAAGAAAAAGAAGTAGATCGTATTCGACACATTGATGCAGCAGATGCAAATACAAGTCCAATATTTTTAACCTACCGAGATCAAGAATCAATTGATGAATTGATTGAGCAATGGGTCACCGAGAATGAACCTATGTATGACTTTTCAAGTTTTCATGAGGTGAAACATAAAGTATGGGTCATTGACCAAAAAACCGTTATTAATCAATTGGAAAAGTTATTTGAACAAAATGTAGCAGAGTTGTATATTGCCGATGGACACCATCGAACAGAATCAGCTGTAAAAGTTGCTTTAAAAAGGAAAGAGACTTATCCAAACGAACCAGATGAAGCAGAATTCAATTATTTTCTAGCCGTTCTTTTTCCAGCATCACAACTAGCAATTTTAGACTATAATCGAGTAGTTAACGGCTTGATTGAAGAAGACTTTTTAGACCAATTAGCTGAAAAATTTGAGATTGAAAAAGTTTCTGCTAGTTATAAACCGGATCGTCCTAAAACAATCGGCATGTATTTGCAAGGTGATTGGTATAAACTAACCATAAAACCTGCTTTTATTTCAAATCACCCTGTAAAAGGACTTGATGTTTCACTTTTACAAGAACACGTGCTGACGCCTTTATTCGGTATAAAAGATATCCGTACAGACAAACGAGTGGATTTTATTGGAGGAATCAGAGGAATGCAAGCATTAAGTGATGCGGTTGATAAAGGATCATTTACAGTAGCATTTTCTATGTATCCGACAAAAATCGATGAATTGATACGGGTAGCAGACAGCGGAGAAGTGTTGCCTCCAAAATCAACTTGGTTCGAACCAAAGTTGCTAAGCGGATTATTTGTTCACGACCTAGAAAGTAAATGA
- a CDS encoding 3-phosphoglycerate dehydrogenase family protein, producing the protein MFAIKTYNAIAEDGLKKFEVENYQLNQTDDPDGIVLRSQNLHDMTFPSQLKAIARAGAGTNNIPVQECSKKGVVVFNTPGANANAVKELVLASLLLAVRPIIGGVEWVKTLKGPDVDKKVEAEKNRFVGTELAGKQLGVIGLGSIGAMVANDAYRLGMDVVGYDPYVSVDIAWSISSRVKRVLTIEEVLTTSDYITVHVPLMESTRAMISADKLALVKKEATLLNFARGELVDVDAVISALEKGQLKKYMTDFADERLIKMENAVVMPHLGASTEEAEINCAKMASKTLKYFLETGNIVHSVNFPTVEMVLNSPLRLAIINRNITNMVAQISIGLAEYGVNIVNIMNKSRGDYAYTLIDIESIPEDKLTLIVKRVGNVEGILNVRVIKNNNSK; encoded by the coding sequence ATGTTTGCTATTAAAACGTATAACGCAATAGCCGAAGATGGCTTGAAAAAATTTGAAGTAGAAAATTATCAGTTAAATCAAACAGATGATCCTGATGGCATAGTATTAAGGAGCCAAAATTTGCACGATATGACTTTCCCTAGCCAATTGAAAGCAATTGCACGTGCTGGAGCTGGAACGAATAACATTCCGGTACAAGAATGCTCTAAAAAAGGGGTAGTAGTCTTTAATACTCCGGGAGCCAATGCAAATGCGGTAAAAGAATTGGTCCTAGCTAGTTTATTATTAGCGGTTCGTCCGATTATTGGAGGCGTAGAATGGGTGAAAACACTCAAAGGTCCAGATGTCGATAAAAAAGTAGAGGCAGAAAAAAATCGTTTTGTTGGGACCGAATTAGCTGGGAAACAGCTAGGAGTCATAGGGTTAGGATCAATCGGTGCGATGGTGGCAAATGACGCTTATCGCTTAGGAATGGATGTTGTAGGGTATGATCCATATGTATCAGTCGATATTGCTTGGAGCATTTCCAGTCGGGTCAAACGAGTGTTGACAATTGAAGAAGTATTAACGACTTCCGACTACATCACTGTTCATGTGCCTTTAATGGAATCTACCAGAGCAATGATCAGCGCGGACAAACTAGCGTTAGTAAAAAAAGAGGCTACCTTATTGAATTTTGCACGTGGTGAGCTTGTTGACGTAGATGCGGTCATCTCTGCACTTGAAAAAGGACAGCTGAAAAAATACATGACCGATTTTGCTGACGAGCGACTAATTAAAATGGAAAATGCTGTTGTCATGCCACATTTAGGGGCATCAACAGAAGAAGCAGAAATCAATTGTGCTAAAATGGCTTCAAAAACACTGAAATATTTCTTGGAGACTGGTAATATCGTCCATTCCGTTAATTTTCCAACTGTAGAAATGGTTCTTAATTCTCCGCTACGATTAGCAATTATCAATCGCAATATTACGAATATGGTTGCCCAAATATCTATTGGATTAGCCGAATATGGTGTGAATATCGTAAACATTATGAATAAAAGCCGTGGAGACTATGCGTATACTCTGATTGATATTGAATCTATTCCAGAAGACAAGTTGACGCTGATTGTTAAAAGGGTGGGAAATGTCGAAGGAATTTTAAATGTTCGAGTAATCAAAAATAATAATAGCAAATAG
- the serC gene encoding 3-phosphoserine/phosphohydroxythreonine transaminase → MKRVYNFSAGPAIMPVSVLKTIQKDLLSYQGSGMSVMELSHRSSLFQSIMNDAESLLRELMDIPVNYEVLFLQGGASLQFTMLPMNLGKNKVAYVNTGSWSKKAIEEARKTDGLTVEVIASSKENNFTENPAIPLVDSEFDYLHITTNNTIEGTAFLKVPQAGDVLLVADMSSNILSSRYNVSDFGLIYAGAQKNIGPAGLTVVIVRKDLIGLKENLPAMLDYKMHVDNGSMYNTPPTFAIYAAKLMFEWLKELGGITEIEKINREKASLLYEAIESSNLYRSPVSIGSRSLTNIPFITGNAELDKSFIQQAESKGMINLKGHRSVGGMRASLYNAFPLEGVKELVRFMKEFEAKVEGDQ, encoded by the coding sequence ATGAAGCGAGTTTATAACTTTTCAGCGGGACCAGCTATTATGCCGGTATCTGTATTAAAAACGATACAAAAAGACTTATTGTCTTATCAAGGCAGTGGCATGTCAGTTATGGAGTTAAGTCATCGTTCCTCATTATTTCAATCCATTATGAATGATGCAGAGTCGCTTTTACGCGAATTGATGGATATTCCGGTAAACTATGAAGTGTTATTTTTGCAAGGGGGAGCAAGCTTGCAATTTACCATGCTGCCAATGAATTTAGGGAAAAATAAGGTGGCATATGTCAATACTGGAAGCTGGTCTAAAAAAGCTATAGAAGAAGCTCGAAAAACGGATGGTTTAACAGTAGAAGTTATTGCTAGTTCAAAAGAAAATAACTTTACTGAAAATCCTGCTATACCCTTAGTAGATTCAGAATTTGATTATCTACACATCACAACGAATAATACTATTGAAGGAACAGCTTTTCTTAAGGTGCCTCAAGCTGGAGACGTTTTGTTGGTTGCTGATATGTCTTCTAACATCTTGTCCAGTCGATATAATGTATCTGATTTTGGCTTGATTTATGCTGGAGCCCAAAAGAATATTGGGCCTGCTGGATTAACTGTTGTTATTGTTCGGAAAGATTTGATTGGTCTAAAAGAAAACTTACCTGCGATGCTAGACTATAAAATGCATGTTGATAACGGATCAATGTACAACACACCGCCAACATTTGCCATCTATGCAGCTAAATTGATGTTTGAATGGCTCAAAGAATTAGGTGGCATTACGGAAATCGAAAAAATAAATCGAGAAAAAGCGAGTTTACTTTACGAGGCTATTGAATCGTCAAACCTTTATCGTTCACCAGTTTCTATAGGTTCTCGTTCTTTAACTAATATTCCATTTATTACAGGGAATGCGGAATTGGATAAATCATTTATCCAGCAAGCCGAAAGCAAAGGGATGATCAATTTAAAAGGACACCGTTCTGTAGGTGGAATGAGGGCTAGTTTGTATAATGCTTTTCCACTTGAAGGTGTGAAAGAATTAGTAAGATTTATGAAAGAATTTGAAGCAAAAGTGGAAGGGGATCAATAA
- a CDS encoding mannose/fructose/sorbose PTS transporter subunit IIB: MPMEIRLVRIDDRLIHGQVATVWAKVTKVNRILVVSDEVAKDLLRKTLLKQASPPGVIVNVITVDKMISIFNDSKFDHFKAMLLFTSPHDAKRAVEGGVKFDSINIGGMSFSDGKKMITNAVAVNNADVENLKYLNDQGIKLEIRKVVADNKVYMMDLLKKEKML, translated from the coding sequence ATGCCAATGGAAATTCGTTTAGTTCGTATTGATGACCGGTTGATTCATGGCCAGGTTGCAACCGTATGGGCAAAAGTGACAAAAGTAAATCGTATATTAGTTGTCAGTGATGAGGTAGCAAAAGATTTGTTGAGAAAAACATTGTTGAAACAAGCTTCTCCTCCGGGCGTTATTGTAAATGTTATCACAGTTGATAAAATGATTTCGATTTTTAATGATTCTAAATTTGATCATTTTAAAGCGATGCTATTGTTTACAAGTCCACATGATGCAAAAAGAGCAGTGGAAGGTGGAGTTAAATTTGATTCTATCAATATTGGTGGGATGAGTTTCTCGGATGGTAAAAAAATGATCACAAATGCAGTTGCAGTAAACAATGCAGATGTAGAAAATTTGAAATATCTAAATGATCAAGGAATTAAATTAGAAATTCGTAAAGTAGTGGCAGATAATAAAGTATATATGATGGATTTATTGAAAAAAGAAAAAATGCTTTAA
- a CDS encoding sigma 54-interacting transcriptional regulator gives MKRKDLVYQFVKNHTENLTSDEIEFGSGMTTIEISDALNIIRNNVSKELNLLVREGKVAKLEGRPVRYVDSSCLKWKPLSKVVQSYKDETLIKEKRVIEKQNDPIKKDNNLFEYMIGSNGSLKNQMEQAKAAIFYPPKGLNSLVIGPTGSGKTFFANAMYQYSQDKGIIEPGQSMIIFNCADYSQNPQLLMSHLFGHAKGAYTGATEAKEGLLLKADNNMLFLDEIHRLPPEGQEMLFYFMDTGTFQPMGETDKRYSAKVRIICATTEDPNSALLKTFVRRIPITIELPAFNDRPANERIQLLKLLLSIEAKRIDKRIVIEENVVKALLGSVTYGNIGQLKSSIQLACAKAFLNSMDNNEEMLINMDGLTGELQEGLLNIARNREELNEISNYLEPSMVIHPKDSVYILDKDSYELPFNLYEIIGDKAVMLRDEGLTQEDIENFITTDINLHLKSFYKTNQLIPNNEHNLRDIVEQEVITLTKEVWKMAEEHLGYHFKQNFLYAMSLHLSSFIKRSKEGFVQIKQNSELDKLILNYQNEYEVAIIIKNHMKENYQIIVPEVECWYLTMLLVSLKEQNNLGDVGMVVAAHGRSTATSMVQVVSKLLDVKNIEAVDMPLEMSPQQAYKLVLSAIQNVNEGKGVLLLVDMGSLTTFGVKAMRETDISIQTLDMVTTPLVLEAARKTSLMDNQLDEVYWSLKNFRGYSNLPEDNPVLLTVPQQQRINKPKAIITICSTGEGTAVRIKQRVESVLEDFIDETIEIFSISLVGIEEEVTKISKNYQVLATAGVAKSSLNVPHLSLEELFQSSGDEKVKQVILNQQYAEGNYAESMDTKQLCEEYLATYFTFLNPRKFINILWDYTEIIEEKLDKTLSNSVQIGLLMHMAGVIERVLFRDPLNQPEEEIDTASIYYQAIKEANLLLESKLNMSIPDSEIFYIVKIVDA, from the coding sequence ATGAAAAGAAAAGATTTAGTTTATCAGTTTGTTAAAAATCATACTGAAAACCTTACTAGTGATGAAATAGAATTCGGATCAGGGATGACAACGATTGAAATTTCTGATGCGCTAAATATTATTCGCAATAATGTAAGTAAAGAGTTGAATCTTTTAGTTCGCGAAGGAAAAGTAGCGAAACTTGAAGGAAGACCTGTGCGATATGTTGATAGCAGTTGTTTAAAATGGAAACCTTTGTCGAAAGTCGTACAATCCTATAAAGATGAAACATTGATCAAAGAAAAACGGGTAATAGAAAAACAAAATGATCCTATAAAAAAAGATAATAACTTATTTGAGTATATGATTGGTTCAAATGGTAGTTTGAAAAATCAAATGGAACAAGCAAAGGCTGCTATTTTTTACCCTCCTAAAGGATTGAATAGTCTCGTTATTGGTCCAACTGGATCAGGAAAGACTTTCTTTGCTAATGCTATGTATCAATATTCGCAAGATAAGGGAATCATTGAACCAGGTCAATCTATGATTATTTTTAATTGTGCAGACTATTCGCAAAACCCGCAATTACTGATGTCTCATTTGTTTGGACATGCCAAGGGAGCTTATACGGGTGCAACAGAAGCAAAAGAAGGATTATTACTGAAAGCTGATAATAATATGCTGTTTCTAGATGAAATTCATCGCTTGCCTCCTGAAGGACAAGAAATGCTTTTTTATTTTATGGATACCGGAACATTTCAGCCAATGGGGGAAACTGACAAACGCTATTCAGCTAAAGTTCGAATCATTTGTGCGACAACTGAAGATCCTAATTCTGCATTATTGAAGACCTTTGTAAGACGTATCCCTATTACGATCGAACTGCCAGCATTCAATGATCGGCCAGCTAATGAACGTATTCAATTGCTTAAATTATTGTTGTCTATTGAAGCGAAACGTATTGATAAACGAATTGTTATCGAAGAAAATGTTGTTAAGGCATTGCTTGGAAGTGTTACTTATGGAAATATAGGTCAACTAAAGTCAAGCATCCAATTGGCCTGTGCCAAAGCCTTTTTGAATAGCATGGATAACAATGAAGAAATGCTGATCAATATGGATGGATTAACCGGAGAATTGCAAGAAGGCTTACTCAACATTGCGAGAAATCGAGAAGAATTGAATGAAATATCCAATTATCTTGAACCTAGCATGGTAATCCACCCAAAAGACTCTGTCTATATTTTAGACAAAGATTCTTATGAATTGCCATTTAATTTATATGAAATCATTGGAGATAAAGCAGTGATGCTCAGAGACGAAGGATTGACACAAGAAGATATTGAGAATTTTATTACAACTGATATTAATCTTCATTTGAAATCTTTCTATAAAACCAATCAATTGATTCCAAATAATGAACACAACCTAAGAGATATCGTTGAACAAGAAGTTATCACATTAACAAAAGAAGTTTGGAAAATGGCGGAAGAACATTTAGGGTATCATTTTAAACAAAATTTTTTATATGCCATGAGTTTACACCTTAGTTCATTCATCAAACGTTCAAAAGAAGGTTTTGTTCAAATAAAACAAAATAGTGAATTAGATAAATTGATTTTAAATTACCAAAACGAATACGAAGTAGCTATTATAATTAAAAATCATATGAAAGAAAATTACCAAATTATTGTTCCAGAAGTAGAATGCTGGTATTTGACTATGTTGCTGGTATCTTTAAAAGAACAAAATAATTTGGGTGATGTTGGGATGGTCGTTGCTGCGCATGGCCGCTCCACAGCTACCAGTATGGTCCAAGTAGTATCCAAATTACTAGATGTTAAAAATATTGAAGCTGTGGACATGCCTTTGGAAATGAGCCCACAACAAGCTTATAAATTAGTTTTGTCAGCAATCCAAAATGTGAATGAAGGCAAAGGTGTCTTATTGTTGGTTGATATGGGATCTTTAACTACATTTGGTGTGAAAGCTATGCGAGAAACGGATATCTCAATCCAAACATTAGATATGGTAACGACTCCACTCGTATTAGAAGCAGCGCGTAAAACATCTTTGATGGATAATCAATTAGATGAAGTCTACTGGTCTTTGAAAAATTTCAGAGGGTACAGCAATCTTCCAGAAGATAATCCCGTTCTTTTAACCGTACCTCAACAACAAAGAATCAATAAACCTAAAGCGATTATTACCATTTGTTCGACGGGTGAAGGAACAGCTGTAAGAATAAAACAACGTGTCGAAAGTGTATTAGAAGATTTTATCGATGAGACAATTGAAATTTTCTCTATCTCTTTAGTTGGTATCGAGGAAGAAGTTACAAAGATTTCGAAAAATTATCAAGTGCTAGCGACTGCTGGAGTTGCAAAGTCATCTTTAAACGTTCCACATCTTTCTTTAGAAGAATTATTTCAGTCTTCAGGAGATGAGAAAGTTAAACAAGTGATTTTAAACCAGCAATATGCTGAAGGAAATTATGCTGAATCAATGGACACGAAGCAGCTTTGCGAAGAATATTTGGCTACTTATTTCACTTTCTTAAATCCGCGTAAATTTATTAATATCTTATGGGACTACACCGAGATCATTGAAGAAAAATTAGATAAAACACTCAGCAATAGCGTTCAAATAGGCTTGTTAATGCATATGGCAGGTGTGATCGAACGAGTTTTATTTAGAGATCCACTCAATCAGCCAGAGGAAGAAATCGATACGGCTTCCATTTATTACCAAGCTATTAAAGAAGCGAATCTACTGCTTGAATCAAAATTAAATATGAGTATTCCAGATTCAGAAATATTTTATATTGTTAAAATTGTTGATGCATAA